The genome window AGAATATTTTATAGAAGATTTTGAAATTCTTACTACGATTTTGTCCGCATTGATGTGGAGAAAGTGTAATGGGTCCATAAAGCTTTACACAGATGACGTGGGTTTGGAATATTACAAATCTCTAGGCCTTATGGACCTGTGGAATGGGGGTGTTGACACCGAAACTATATCGAATATTCCCGATTCTATAGATCAGAATATATTTTGGGCTGGAGCCAAATTGTTTGCTCTTAAAAATGAAGGCTCTCCCGTTGCATTGATTGATACGGATTTGATTGTTTGGAAGGATCTTAATGAAGTCCTTTCCAAGGAAAAATTTGCATGTTTACACCGAGAAGACTTTGTAGATTGCTATTTGCCTTTGGAACTGCTTAAGAAACGTAAGGGATATGCTCCAGACCCTAAGTGGGATTGGTCTGTGCGTCCATGCAATACTGCTTTTGCCTATTTTGGTGACAAAGATTTGCTGGAGTACTACACAAAGTGTTCCATTGATTTTATGATGGACAATAAGGAAATGCCCTGCGAATTTATAACTCAAATGGTGTTTGCGGAGCAGCGTGTTGTGGCTATGTGCGCAAATGCTTTGAATGTTCCCATATATGCGTTTTTGAACGATCCATATCAAGAGAACAACGACAGTTTCTCCCATTTGTGGGGGGCAAAAAGCGTAGCTCGTGATCGTAGAAGTCAGCGGGTTGCTCTTTGTTGTGCCCTGATGAAAAAGATCAACAAACTTTTCCCGGATTACAAAAACGACTCGGAAACGTTTAATGCGATTATGGAAAATTACTTTTAAAAAGGGTTTCCTTTTTTAAAAGTAATTATGGTGCAAAGAAGGTTTCTTCTTTGCACCGCATTGCAGACTACTTAATCGAAGCGAGGAGTTTCTTCAGGCGCTCGGCAATGGTTGCCCAGTCGCCTGCGGCCATCAGCTTCGGGTCGTAAATACTTGCGCCGAACGAAAGCAGGTTTGCGCCGGCCTTCAAGTAGCTTGCGGCGTTCTCCGGGTTCACGCCGCCGCAGGCCATCAAGGGAATGTCGCGGAACGGCCCGCGCAACGCCTTAATGTATTCGGGGCCGCCCACGCAGTTCACCGGGAAAATTTTGACGGCGGTAGCGCCCAAGTCAAAAGCCTTCTGCACTTCGGTCGGGGTTAAGGCACCCGGAATAATCGGAATGCGTGCCGTGGCCGAAAGGCGGATGATTTCATTGCGCGTATTGGGCGTTACAATGAATTCGGCGCCGGCGGCAATGGCCTTGTCCAAGTCACTCCCGTGACGGACGGTCCCTGCGCCTACGGAAATCCCGTGAGGCTTGGCGGCGGTCTTGAGGGCACTAATAATCGATTCGGCGTTAGCGGTGTTCATGGTGACTTCGATCGCCTTGAGCCCGCATTCAACAGCGGTCTTGACGCATGCTTCTTCTGCGCCTTGGGGAATGTCGCGGAGAATGCCCACGACCGGCATCGGTTGTAAAAATTCAAGCAGATTCATGCCCTAAATATATATGAAAAATTCCCGAAAGAGTACCACGAAAAAACAAAAAAAGTCGGCTTTGTGGGCCGACTTTTTTCATGATATGTAATGAACTTACTTGATTCTGATGCTCTGGGTTGCAAGGACCTTGCCGTTTTGCACGACTCTTGCAATCAGGGCGCCGCGGTGCGGGAGCTTTGCGAGGTTCACTTCGGCACGGGTGCCGTCGAAGGTCTTGACCGTCAGCTGGTTGCCGAGCAGGTCAAAGATTTTCACGGTCTTGGTGCCTTGTGCATTGGCAAGCACGTAGAGCTTGTTCTTGGCGAC of uncultured Fibrobacter sp. contains these proteins:
- a CDS encoding DUF6734 family protein, with the translated sequence MIKGLHVNSTAPFFAKNKGKEYFIEDFEILTTILSALMWRKCNGSIKLYTDDVGLEYYKSLGLMDLWNGGVDTETISNIPDSIDQNIFWAGAKLFALKNEGSPVALIDTDLIVWKDLNEVLSKEKFACLHREDFVDCYLPLELLKKRKGYAPDPKWDWSVRPCNTAFAYFGDKDLLEYYTKCSIDFMMDNKEMPCEFITQMVFAEQRVVAMCANALNVPIYAFLNDPYQENNDSFSHLWGAKSVARDRRSQRVALCCALMKKINKLFPDYKNDSETFNAIMENYF
- a CDS encoding bifunctional 4-hydroxy-2-oxoglutarate aldolase/2-dehydro-3-deoxy-phosphogluconate aldolase; amino-acid sequence: MNLLEFLQPMPVVGILRDIPQGAEEACVKTAVECGLKAIEVTMNTANAESIISALKTAAKPHGISVGAGTVRHGSDLDKAIAAGAEFIVTPNTRNEIIRLSATARIPIIPGALTPTEVQKAFDLGATAVKIFPVNCVGGPEYIKALRGPFRDIPLMACGGVNPENAASYLKAGANLLSFGASIYDPKLMAAGDWATIAERLKKLLASIK